In Trichoderma atroviride chromosome 2, complete sequence, one DNA window encodes the following:
- a CDS encoding uncharacterized protein (EggNog:ENOG41), which yields MPDHQPEILTKFQQQLEPYIKPREQVNYIRRVLALHLGSCSGNGAVQNPLFLVDSSQEVITPSDLTGVFREYVEALQANSAARRQFEDLLQKNAPEDSEPPARAGAASSADLLEERICLLKLQQKRESLLAVRQSLDMLMEKPAATREFLDARHIFQGSPRAPSAPDDVINSLAPDQNSPHASLDDRIHQLEKTVLRAKLLLKKEEQTRREAKARSQNQFDIVSNGARLEALTAARNELIAWIENELGRASPGSGSEAGQKYTYKSRVSPSTIAAHLEEISRKYATYVSMRKTLLELETQQSQLSQPAQPSLLPPAQLVAGLDRNSNKPPAPIDHLLTPYLRAMAAISVSQKAAITQKSFFTSALSKQNQDACQLLGRLSEESHLLPTYPMKDSLRRRSGIQTEVASKSEQPDISKRVKPWVFAADSAKITLLEYAAETVDIGQVALENCLENLREIDFLLGHPDGDVSSEGADNKPKALVAATKLESLKSASKSSITDDGHDVWSRLHGNLGALS from the coding sequence ATGCCCGATCATCAGCCTGAAATCTTGACAAAGtttcaacagcagctggagccatACATCAAGCCTCGGGAACAAGTCAACTACATCAGGCGCGTTTTGGCGCTTCACCTCGGGTCGTGCTCCGGCAATGGCGCCGTCCAGAATCCCCTGTTCCTCGTGGACAGCTCACAAGAAGTCATCACGCCATCGGATTTGACTGGCGTGTTCAGGGAATATGTCGAGGCTCTGCAGGCCAATTCCGCCGCACGTCGGCAGTTTGAGGATCTCCTGCAGAAGAATGCCCCTGAAGACTCTGAGCCGCCAGCTcgagcaggagcagcaagcagTGCTGACCTCCTGGAGGAACGCATATGTctcttgaagctgcagcagaagcgaGAGAGCTTGCTCGCAGTTCGACAATCTCTCGATATGCTCATGGAAAAGCCAGCCGCAACCCGTGAGTTCCTGGACGCGAGACACATCTTTCAAGGGAGTCCCCGCGCACCGAGTGCACCAGACGATGTCATCAACAGCCTCGCGCCTGATCAGAACTCTCCCCACGCAAGCCTCGATGATCGAATCCACCAGTTAGAGAAGACAGTGCTGAGGGCAAAGCTGCTACTgaagaaagaggagcaaACACGGCGTGAGGCAAAGGCTCGGTCCCAAAATCAGTTCGATATCGTTAGCAACGGCGCTCGCTTAGAAGCGTTGACGGCAGCCCGAAATGAACTTATAGCTTGGATCGAAAACGAACTCGGCAGAGCATCCCCTGGAAGCGGCTCAGAGGCGGGCCAAAAGTATACCTACAAATCGAGGGTTAGCCCGTCAACAATTGCAGCTCACCTCGAGGAGATTAGCAGAAAGTATGCCACATATGTGTCTATGAGGAAAACTCTCCTAGAGCTGGAAACACAGCAGTCTCAGCTTTCccagccagctcagccatctctgctgccgcctgcACAGCTAGTTGCGGGTCTGGATCGAAATAGTAACAAGCCTCCAGCACCAATCGATCATCTTCTAACGCCTTATCTGAGAGCCATGGCTGCTATTTCGGTAAGCCAGAAGGCAGCCATCACTCAGAAATCCTTTTTCACGTCGGCATTGTCCAAGCAGAATCAGGATGCCTGCCAATTACTCGGCCGTCTCAGTGAAGAAAGCCATTTGCTACCAACATACCCCATGAAGGATTCGCTACGCCGGAGGTCTGGTATACAGACAGAAGTAGCTTCGAAATCCGAACAGCCGGATATCTCGAAGCGGGTGAAGCCATGGGTATTCGCCGCAGATTCGGCCAAAATAACACTTCTCGAATATGCTGCAGAAACCGTCGACATAGGACAGGTCGCGCTAGAGAATTGCTTGGAAAATCTTCGAGAGATTGACTTCCTGCTAGGTCATCCTGATGGGGATGTTTCTAGTGAGGGCGCTGATAATAAACCAAAGGCTTTGGTAGCGGCAACGAAGCTTGAATCACTAAAGTCCGCGTCAAAGAGCAGCATAACAGATGACGGGCACGATGTTTGGTCTAGATTACACGGAAATTTAGGAGCATTAAGCTAA
- a CDS encoding uncharacterized protein (EggNog:ENOG41), whose amino-acid sequence MAPALTITTNMNSRPPSPVPPPMSPITPPLPSAQLSVDANRNTIVSSEALPPLATTTAQQSARPTFTHSQSNQVGVPPPASTPIEFETNPDVIALRSAITVLQMQRSRATADIQTLSQIKNEAIDNPDEFIRDLAQGRIGQGARTDADAGDNEAARAWAAQPIPKAQDVVRCPPINWSQYAVVGESLDKLHAEQVAKPTQGTPAAVGAGGVYQFKGGDGKQEEYPGVAAPYAPLKDKIERKTKTKK is encoded by the coding sequence ATGGCCCCGGCActcaccatcaccacaaaCATGAACTCGCGGCCGCCTTCGCCCGTGCCGCCTCCCATGTCGCCCATCacgccgccgctgccctcTGCACAGCTTTCCGTAGATGCGAACCGAAATACCATTGTCAGTTCCGAGGCGCTGCCGCCTCTTGCGACAACGACGGCGCAACAGTCCGCTCGCCCAACATTCACCCACTCACAGTCCAACCAAGTCGGCGtcccgccgccagcctccaCGCCCATCGAGTTCGAAACCAATCCGGATGTCATTGCCCTCCGATCGGCCATCACCgtgctgcagatgcagaggagCCGCGCAACAGCGGACATCCAGACCCTCAGCCAGATCAAGAACGAGGCGATAGACAACCCAGACGAGTTCATCCGCGACCTGGCGCAAGGAAGGATCGGCCAGGGCGCCCGGaccgacgccgacgccggCGACAACGAAGCTGCCCGAGCATGGGCCGCGCAGCCCATACCAAAAGCCCAAGACGTGGTTCGCTGCCCGCCCATCAACTGGTCGCAGTATGCTGTTGTGGGCGAATCTCTGGACAAGCTGCACGCTGAGCAGGTGGCTAAACCTACGCAAGGTAcgcctgctgctgttggtgctGGAGGTGTATACCAGTTCAAaggcggcgacggcaaaCAAGAGGAATATCCCGGCGTGGCTGCTCCGTATGCGCCGCTAAAGGATAAAATCGAGAGAAAGACCAAAACCAAGAAATGA
- a CDS encoding uncharacterized protein (EggNog:ENOG41) has translation MATAASAATSSGSKSRSMSDHSRPGYDPSLSSEPRSDYTVSTREDKKRPRWMSQVKNWLTTSEPSAQAMRDQKKDTFKKHGIDLKDPKAAAKLHSPMGKVPIDAVTSTSGPTPEKALKEKTRARDMLPSYPRHSRGSQSVSSGFSSVPSMKSAKVCNAVAPWEE, from the coding sequence ATGGCCACCGCGGCGTCAGCTGCCACGAGCTCTGGGTCGAAATCTAGGAGCATGTCTGATCATTCCCGGCCTGGGTACGACCCTTCGTTAAGCAGCGAACCTCGATCAGACTATACTGTATCCACCagagaggacaagaagcgcCCCCGGTGGATGTCGCAAGTCAAAAACTGGCTGACCACAAGTGAGCCTTCAGCTCAAGCCATGAGAGACCAGAAAAAGGATACCTTTAAGAAACACGGCATTGACCTCAAAGATCCAAAAGCTGCTGCGAAACTGCACTCTCCCATGGGAAAAGTACCAATCGATGCTGTTACCTCCACGTCAGGCCCTACACCCGAGAAAGCcctcaaagaaaaaacccgAGCGAGAGACATGCTGCCTTCGTATCCTAGACATAGTCGTGGATCTCAGTCTGTATCGAGTGGCTTTTCTTCTGTCCCAAGCATGAAGAGTGCAAAAGTCTGCAATGCAGTTGCACCCTGGGAAGAGTAG
- a CDS encoding uncharacterized protein (EggNog:ENOG41~TransMembrane:5 (o66-91i103-123o129-148i160-178o215-236i)) → MPLFNSQGDGSEQDVRPELRDSPEQEGERPPDEYTRLLPNRVNSTRELLSPDDPAVSPYNLFSIRFLRYVTLFFTALTFLWWVILLVSAFATPPGFHTKGSGFFAFGYTSLTLLNMFFTLLFFGVPSKSVRILAIVIAAFLALDAILLASVQKTRYEEGWVGIASVIWALLMSLWSIITDRTVQWGKAEEEERLTGRAESRKSLTEWLEVLLSSIGYSVMVVAVALITLAIILRALDAKVAPPGKLYWVDNEKYRIHLYCQGNKTDENGKTVTTVLFEGGEWPVEHGLWGFADNAVKNGSISRYCFADRPGLAWSDTAPSPSSAGFVVDALSEALAKAEEGGPFVLASAGIGSLYSRVFSARHSHDVRGLLLIDPLHEDLLGPGAAPGRGFWLWLRGVISPLGLDRIPGAIFKGRTSRDRIYGRSAYQTGKFIFAKLQESLVLNSFTKRDVDSSRQIQERDTPLVVISSGRRVKASDEWSAKQRDLTRLTDKLQHWDIVDDAPHEVWRTLEGREKIEKRLKKMVQK, encoded by the exons ATGCCGCTGTTCAATTCCCAAGGGGACGGCAGCGAGCAAGATGTCCGGCCAGAGCTTCGGGACAGCCCCGAACAAGAAGGCGAAAGGCCGCCAGACGAATACACCCGACTGTTGCCCAACCGGGTCAACTCGACTAGAGAGCTTCTCTCGCCAGATGACCCTGCGGTGTCGCCCTACAATCTCTTCAGCATCCGTTTTCTCCGTTATGTTACTCTATTCTTCACTGCGCTGACCTTCTTATGGTGGGTTATCTTGCTCGTGTCTGCGTTCGCCACGCCTCCTGGGTTCCATACCAAAGGGAGcggcttctttgcttttggcTACACGAGCTTGACATTGCTGAATATGTTCTTCACGCTGTTATTCTTTGGAGTGCCATCCAAGTCAGTAAGAATACTTGCAATCGTAATTGCC GCTTTTCTTGCGCTCGATGCGATCCTCCTTGCCTCTGTTCAGAAAACGAGGTATGAGGAAGGATGGGTTGGAATTGCCAGCGTTATCTGGGCTCTCTTAATGAGCCTCTGGTCCATAATCACCGACAGAACTGTCCAATGGGgcaaggcagaggaggaggaaaggCTGACTGGACGCGCGGAATCAAGGAAAAGCCTCACAGAATGGCTCGAggttctcctctcctccattGGTTACTCGGTGATGGTTGTGGCCGTTGCTCTGATAACCCTAGCCATCATTCTCCGAGCTCTGGATGCAAAGGTCGCTCCTCCAGGGAAGCTGTATTGGGTTGACAATGAAAAGTATCGCATCCACCTGTATTGCCAAGGGAACAAGACGGACGAGAATGGCAAGACGGTCACAACAGTCTTATTCGAGGGAGGTGAGTGGCCGGTCGAACACGGCCTATGGGGCTTTGCAGACAATGCGGTCAAGAATGGGTCTATTTCTCGCTATTGCTTTGCAGACCGTCCGGGACTGGCTTGGTCGGATACCGCCCCATCGCCGTCGTCCGCCGGCTTCGTCGTGGACGCCTTGAGCGAGGCGCTGGCCAAAGCAGAGGAGGGCGGGCCCTTTGTTCTTGCTAGCGCAGGAATCGGGTCCTTGTACTCGCGAGTCTTTTCAGCTCGCCACAGTCACGATGTTCGGGGCTTGCTGTTGATCGATCCCCTGCACGAAGATCTGCTGGGCCCCGGTGCGGCGCCAGGCCGAGGCTTCTGGCTGTGGTTGAGAGGCGTCATCTCGCCGCTTGGGCTGGACCGGATTCCGGGCGCGATATTCAAGGGACGCACTAGCCGTGACCGGATCTATGGCCGGTCTGCATATCAGACGGGAAAATTCATCTtcgccaagctgcaggaGAGCTTGGTGCTCAACTCCTTCACCAAGCGAGACGtcgacagcagcaggcagATTCAGGAAAGGGACACGCCGCTGGTTGTGATTAGCTCAGGGCGCAGGGTCAAGGCGAGCGATGAGTGGTCAGCCAAGCAGCGGGACCTGACGAGGCTGACTGACAAGCTTCAGCACTGGGATATCGTGGACGATGCACCTCATGAGGTCTGGCGGACCCTGGAGGGTCGagagaagattgagaagaggctgaagaagatggtaCAAAAATAA
- a CDS encoding uncharacterized protein (EggNog:ENOG41), with protein MLSSAALAATRRVLTSTGAAAPLRQSVVLTARALVLRPAAPSLRLISTSAPLRAAASKATKSKSTKSSTKKPASKKTAKPKAKKPAKKKAVKKAVKKKVAVKKPKKAPKKKVLTDEQKDRLEIRRLRQMALLKGPTLLPETAWNVFMIDNIRGGEGSLVDKVKALAISFKNLPESERERMTAVGQSNRIANQEAKKKWIESYPPEAIHAANLARRRLARKTDKSKVYLIHDERIPQRTGSGFTFFIKEHFSENVGSPKDAMRSLSERWKTLSSEEKAPYLKRAADIAEVSGAQLKELREKGTKYWKEKLAAPKE; from the exons ATGCTGTCATCAGCTGCTCTCGCGGCCACTCGTCGCGTGCTCACCAGCACCGGCGCGGCAGCTCCGTTGCGCCAATCCGTCGTTCTTACAGCTCGCGCACTGGTCCTGCGTCCTGCCGCGCCCTCTCTGCGCCTGATCAGCACCTCAGCGCCTCTGCGCGCGGCTGCGTCGAAGGCGACCAAGTCCAAGTCAACAAAGAGCTCCACCAAGAAGCCGGCCAgcaagaagacggcaaagCCCAAGGCTAAGAAGCCGGctaagaagaaggctgtgaagaaggctgtgaagaagaaggtcgcggtcaagaagccaaagaaggcgccgaagaagaaggtgttgACGGACGAGCAGAAGGACAGGCTCGAGATTAGGAGGCTGCGAcagatggcgctgctgaaggGACCGACTTTGCTTCCGGAGACGGCATGGAACGTGTTTATGATTGACAACATCCGTGGTGGAGAAGGTAGTCTCGTGGACAAAGTCAAGGCTCTTGCTATTAGCTTCAAGAATCTGCCCGAGTCTGAGAGAGAG CGTATGACAGCAGTCGGACAATCTAACCGGATTGCCAATcaagaggcgaagaagaaatggattGAGTCTTACCCTCCCGAGGCAATCCACGCTGCCAACCTGGCCCGTCGTCGCCTGGCTCGCAAAACAGACAAATCTAAAGTCTACCTGATTCACGACGAGCGCATTCCTCAGCGCACTGGATCCGGCTTCACATTTTTCATCAAAGAGCACTTCAGTGAGAATGTCGGCTCGCCTAAGGATGCTATGCGCAGCCTTAGCGAACGCTGGAAGACTCTAAGCAGCGAAGAGAAGGCCCCTTACCTGAAAAGGGCTGCTGACATTGCCGAGGTATCAGGAGCGCAGCTGAAGGAGCTGCGAGAGAAGGGCACCAAGTACTGGAAGGAGAAGCTTGCCGCGCCCAAGGAGTAA
- a CDS encoding uncharacterized protein (EggNog:ENOG41~BUSCO:EOG092D0B03) — MATDHSNAPPVVVAPEGGPNDRTNEHAGPDSRHADGGWQNGSSQAPIPTVAGPNSPLPPSGWAEDPSNGSDVSRPRPRNGGRSTSAQTRVCKKCGLQLTGQFVRALDGTFHLDCFKCRDCGDIVASKFFPAEDENGDQYPLCETDYFRRLGLLCHKCGGALRGSYITALEHKYHVDHFTCSLCATVFGAQDSYYEHDSNVYCHYHYSTQFAQRCNGCQTAILKQFVEIFRNGQNQHWHPECYMIHKFWNVRLAQPTEAPQIQEGEVSDVDRDRIREDEECMEDKVFRIWSVLSTFEESSAACISDMLLHVSNASYIDGVLVAKRFIWHVEILFQSADRLDAAVARQNEKGMSYGREAKLLCKKIVSFFSLLSKTQDNGSRQLGVTQELLSLVTGLAHYLKLLIRICLQGALRLEREATTSDGLHQFLDDLNDFESYKGDEGLLQVTMGGKRLSAKDSDHCAQCGRSVEDECAKNGDMRWHINCVNCSRCQRELGRVLNEAFLNSLERKIYCTTCIGGKTDGLTPFTHISKLQQYVFLLKVALARLLDILRSNGTISSGEPGADGSDPSRADARSKQSGDKSRRRESTYETTLNEVRRLRSTRLDRHLSSSVRQARTSRVMDADGRGPRPASSGGEGKTQGSTDQMFGQNDAITLDDISRIVAVEQSREQQQRRDRLPPSDVLRSGAADQGLGLGHARTQSAGRDQDLQTADPMMSRVGRKFFPELSGLEYFNVRHLAVLIMHPVVEQDFTLEELLSFIESRKPATFWKNLGKAFKNDKNKAVKKKGVFGVPLEVILERDGADSTDGVGPGTLRIPAVVDDIVSSMRKMDLSVEGVFRKNGNIKKQQAMVDKINAEGCEAVNFMEQPVIQLAAVLKRYLRDLPDPLMTHKLYKLWVAVAKIQDPARKLQCLHMACCLLPKSHRDCLEILLTFLKWAGTFHQLDEEVGSKMDVRNLATVIAPNILMNPAKTLAMDSETIYVIDAVEILIDNIEEMCQVPDEILTLLNDPYLFSNNGEISTKEIMKRYQDLRGQGPAEPSEIYNRQESSTRSPPKRVETDPSLLQSERSVRPMQDNVPAPYPNAASPVPPPRFRPPEDQPSPYDGNQMDHPDPRSENPEHSKRGEWRNSGVWGRQGGGVGVGEPF, encoded by the exons ATGGCAACCGACCACAGCAACGCACCGCCTGTGGTTGTTGCCCCGGAGGGGGGCCCCAACGATCGTACGAATGAGCATGCTGGACCAGACTCGCGCCACGCAGACGGAGGCTGGCAAAACGGATCTTCGCAAGCACCTATCCCGACAGTGGCAGGTCCTAACAGCCCCCTACCGCCCTCAGGATGGGCAGAGGATCCTTCAAACGGCAGCGATGTGAGCCGCCCACGACCGCGAAACGGAGGACGATCTACTAGTGCGCAGACGAGAGTTTGCAAAAAGTGCGGTTTGCAATTGACCGGACAGTTCGTTCGGGCTTTGGACGGAACATTTCATCTGGATTGCTTCAAGTGTCGA GATTGTGGCGATATCGTAGCATCCAAATTCTTTCCcgcagaagatgaaaatggaGATCAATACCCCCTTTGCGAAACTGATTACTTTCGACGACTTGGCCTCCTTTGCCATAAATGTGGTGGGGCGCTTCGCGGGTCATACATAACCGCGCTCGAGCACAAGTATCACGTTGATCATTTTACTTGCTCACTCTGCGCGACCGTCTTTGGCGCCCAAGACAGCTACTACGAGCATGATAGCAACGTCTACTGCCACTACCACTACTCCACTCAGTTTGCGCAGCGATGCAATGGCTGCCAGACGGCTATCCTCAAGCAGTTTGTGGAGATTTTCCGCAATGGGCAGAACCAGCACTGGCATCCCGAGTGCTATATGATACACAAGTTTTGGAATGTGCGTTTAGCTCAGCCCACTGAAGCGCCGCAGATCCAAGAAGGCGAGGTTAGCGATGTCGACAGGGACCGTATTCGGGAAGACGAAGAATGCATGGAGGACAAGGTTTTCAGGATATGGAGCGTATTATCAACGTTTGAGGAGTCCTCTGCAGCGTGTATATCCGATATGCTGCTCCACGTTAGCAACGCTTCGTACATCGACGGTGTGTTGGTAGCCAAACGCTTCATCTGGCACGTCGAAATTCTCTTTCAGTCCGCGGACAGACTGGACGCCGCTGTCGCAAGGCAAAATGAGAAAG GCATGTCGTATGGCCGTGAAGCTAAGCTTCTCTGCAAGAAGATtgtctccttcttttctctgctttCAAAAACACAAGATAATGGTTCCCGACAGCTTGGTGTTACTCAAGAGCTCCTGTCCCTCGTCACTGGCTTAGCCCACTACCTGAAGCTATTAATCCGCATTTGCCTTCAGGGGGCATTGCGTCTGGAGCGAGAAGCGACTACAAGCGATGGCCTTCATCAGTTTTTAGACGACTTGAACGATTTTGAGAGCTACAAGGGCGACGAGGGTCTTCTACAAGTGACCATGGGAGGCAAGCGGCTTTCAGCTAAAGACTCGGATCATTGCGCCCAGTGCGGAAGATCGGTGGAAGACGAGTGTGCTAAAAACGGCGATATGCGGTGGCACATTAACTGTGTCAACTGTTCCCGCTGCCAGCGGGAGCTTGGACGCGTCCTGAATGAAGCTTTCCTCAACTCGCTGGAACGCAAAATTTACTGCACAACATGTATCGGAGGCAAAACAGACGGCCTCACACCATTTACTCACATATCCAAGCTTCAGCAATACGTTTTTCTCCTCAAAGTCGCCCTTGCAAGATTACTGGATATCCTGAGAAGCAATGGCACCATCTCATCTGGCGAACCTGGTGCTGATGGAAGCGATCCTTCGCGTGCGGATGCCAGATCTAAGCAGTCGGGTGATAAAAGTCGCCGTCGCGAGTCAACTTACGAGACTACTTTGAATGAGGTTCGAAGACTTCGCAGTACTCGTCTCGACCGACACTTGTCATCTAGTGTCAGGCAGGCTCGGACGTCTCGCGTTATGGATGCTGATGGACGGGGTCCCCGCCCTGCATCTTCTGGAGGAGAGGGTAAGACTCAGGGATCGACTGATCAGATGTTTGGACAAAACGATGCTATTACCTTGGACGATATCTCTCGCATTGTGGCTGTTGAGCAGTCTCGTGAACAACAGCAACGCCGAGACCGACTCCCACCCAGCGATGTCCTGCGGTCTGGTGCCGCAGATCAAGGTCTTGGTTTAGGCCATGCCAGAACACAATCGGCTGGTAGAGATCAGGATCTCCAGACAGCCGATCCTATGATGTCTCGAGTCGGCAGGAAGTTCTTCCCTGAACTATCGGGCCTCGAGTACTTTAATGTCAGGCATCTTGCTGTCTTGATCATGCACCCTGTGGTTGAGCAGGATTTCACATTAGAAGAGCTGTTAAGCTTCATTGAATCCAGGAAACCCGCCACATTTTGGAAAAATCTCGGCAAAGCGTTCAAGAACGACAAAAACAAAGCtgtcaagaagaagggcgtcTTTGGCGTCCCCCTGGAGGTGATTCTGGAGCGAGACGGCGCCGACTCGACAGACGGTGTGGGACCTGGCACTTTGCGCATTCCCGCCGTGGTAGATGATATCGTTTCGTCTATGCGCAAGATGGACCTTTCTGTCGAAGGTGTTTTCCGCAAAAACGGCAATATCAAAAAGCAACAAGCCATGGTCGATAAGATCAATGCGGAAGGCTGTGAGGCCGTTAATTTCATGGAACAGCCGGTCATTCAGCTAGCTGCGGTCTTGAAGAGATATTTGCGAGACCTTCCAGATCCTCTCATGACCCATAAGCTTTACAAACTATGGGTCGCCGTTGCGAAGATCCAAGATCCTGCTCGAAAACTGCAATGCCTGCACATGGCTTGCTGTCTCCTTCCCAAGAGCCACCGAGACTGTCTAGAAATTTTGCTTACGTTCCTCAAATGGGCAGGCACCTTCCATCAACTGGATGAAGAAGTCGGATCCAAGATGGACGTTAGAAATTTGGCGACTGTTATTGCGCCCAACATTTTAATGAACCCTGCTAAAACACTTGCCATGGATAGCGAGACTATCTATGTTATTGACGCGGTGGAAATTCTCATTGACAATATTGAAGAGATGTGTCAG GTTCCGGATGAGATTCTTACACTGCTCAATGACCCCTATCTTTTCAGCAACAACGGCGAGATTTCAACGAAAGAGATTATGAAACGATACCAAGACCTGAGAGGGCAAGGCCCTGCTGAACCCAGCGAAATCTACAACCGACAGGAAAGCTCGACTCGCTCGCCACCCAAGCGAGTTGAAACAGATCCCTCTCTCTTGCAAAGCGAGAGATCAGTGCGACCGATGCAGGACAATGTCCCTGCACCCTATCCGAATGCGGCTTCACCGGTCCCTCCGCCACGGTTCAGACCCCCGGAAGACCAGCCCTCTCCCTATGATGGCAATCAAATGGATCATCCTGATCCTCGTTCAGAGAACCCTGAGCATAGTAAACGGGGAGAGTGGCGGAATTCTGGCGTTTGGGGCCGCCAAGGCGGCGGGGTAGGTGTTGGCGAACCATTTTGA
- a CDS encoding uncharacterized protein (EggNog:ENOG41), whose product MAARHESQAPDVEILVHVTAPSRTADDAVYRQLAQSYLSFQPHRHIAVSKTPSLEPRHEREQHAAQDGAPIATGFATVPSGQPWVPESQDLSFRSVYDNRYSPPLQEKGNPADASRPEGHDEGLLSTQLATQHTSSWQAPPSQISDSYPLPDAEIRHTTPTRVLEHYLRSLPSSSRPRPSSADRSDSSVGAYEVNIPSSIPIPPDVDEAASPSLGYRDDAKAVPVTPRVPGALARMRDEPSATVIDETIYISSSAIDTASEATNSFRAESAPPLSKRHKGLADEEAVASNLHRSVSDTGPAAKKQPTASSSIAVKDPDDLEIRPPSPPTGVVHLEPSDLVSDKLDKLARDLSSRYRPRENRPTDPFERGYWFVDCATWSQETHSEAWTFLANYLRSGLAGWGVWCRRDESHGWIRLYCWAHVAKHAYLLLYLASGRHLKATGAKWIDGDGQVAIEVPPAEKQ is encoded by the coding sequence ATGGCAGCCCGACACGAGAGTCAGGCCCCGGATGTCGAAATCTTAGTTCACGTTACTGCGCCAAGCAGGACAGCAGACGATGCCGTATACAGGCAACTCGCACAGTCGTATCTTTCTTTCCAGCCCCATCGCCATATTGCAGTCTCAAAAACCCCGTCGCTGGAGCCTCGGCATGAAAGAGAACAACATGCCGCTCAAGATGGAGCTCCGATAGCTACAGGGTTCGCAACAGTGCCATCGGGGCAGCCATGGGTCCCTGAATCTCAAGATCTAAGCTTTCGGAGCGTCTACGACAACCGCTATTCACCACCGTTGCAAGAAAAGGGCAATCCGGCAGACGCATCTCGGCCAGAAGGCCACGACGAGGGGCTTCTCTCCACTCAGCTCGCAACTCAGCACACATCTTCATGGCAGGCTCCTCCAAGCCAGATCAGTGATTCCTACCCCTTGCCAGACGCCGAGATTCGCCACACTACGCCGACAAGAGTTCTGGAGCACTATCTGAGAAGCCTGCCTTCGTCCTCGCGGCCCAGGCCTTCGTCAGCGGATCGCTCAGACTCGTCGGTTGGTGCTTATGAAGTGAATATCCCGTCGTCTATTCCGATTCCTCCTGACGTGGACGAAGCTGCAAGTCCATCGCTTGGATACAGGGACGATGCCAAGGCCGTCCCCGTCACGCCTCGAGTACCAGGTGCTCTGGCGCGGATGCGAGATGAACCCTCAGCAACTGTAATCGACGAGACCATATACATCTCAAGCAGCGCAATTGACACAGCTTCAGAGGCGACCAATTCATTCAGAGCTGAATCTGCACCACCTCTGTCAAAACGCCACAAGGGACtcgcagatgaagaagccgtGGCCTCGAATCTCCATCGGAGTGTGAGCGACACCGGACCGGCAGCGAAGAAACAGCCAACAGCGTCTTCATCAATTGCAGTCAAAGATCCAGATGACTTGGAGATCAGGCCCCCATCCCCCCCTACTGGAGTCGTGCATCTCGAGCCCTCAGACTTGGTCTCCGACAAGCTAGACAAACTGGCGCGAGATCTATCATCACGATACCGCCCCAGAGAAAACCGTCCAACTGATCCCTTTGAACGGGGCTATTGGTTCGTCGACTGTGCCACCTGGTCTCAAGAAACTCACAGCGAAGCCTGGACCTTTCTGGCCAATTACCTTCGCAGCGGTCTGGCCGGCTGGGGCGTATGGTGTCGCCGGGACGAATCGCACGGCTGGATCCGCCTCTACTGCTGGGCTCACGTCGCCAAGCATGCGTATCTGCTGCTGTATCTTGCGAGCGGCAGGCATTTGAAAGCAACTGGTGCGAAGTGgattgatggcgatgggcaAGTTGCCATAGAAGTGCCTCCCGCGGAGAAGCAGTAG